The genomic window CCACGCAGTGCGGGTACCGATCTGCCAGATGTTGAAGTCTGGGTTGTACCCAGGGATACCCAGAGCGGTCTGGATGATGCCCGTTGCGTTGCCATTGTAGTCAACATGGGTGTAGCCGCCGAACACGCCGGTCTCCCAGTTCGGGGACCAGTTGTGCAGGTAGGAGGCGCGAACACCCCAAACCTTGGTCAGCTCGAGGCTGGTGCCAGTGGCGTAAACGCCGTCAAGCAAAGCTCCCGAAGCGAACGACTGGTAGCCGACGTCCGAGCTGCCGAAGCTGTAGTAGCTGTTGCCAACGGTGCCACCGACAACGTACTTCGGTGCGCCTTCAGTGTAGGTCGCGTCCACCGAGAACTTGTCGCCGGGTCCGGTCGGCAGGTTCTTCAGCAGCAAGCCACCCGAAATCGCCCAGCCCCACTTGTCGTCCGGATGTCCGGTCGTCTCATTGGCGCCGTAGTAGTTTGTGGTCACGTTGTGAACGGCACCCGACAACTGGGCGGTGAAGGCCGCCTGATCGATGCGGATGTTACCCACGAAGTCAGGCGAGCGTGCACCACCGTTGCCGAACAAACCGCCCGGGGTAAACGTAGCAGCACCAATCGAACCGGTGAAAAGATAGGCCGCACCCAAGCCCGCGGAAGCGTTCAACACCGGAGCGCGCTGGATGGTCGTGTTGTCTTCAACGCCGATGCTGGCCGAAACGCCGTTGCCGAACTGAGCGGTATAGGCAGCCTGGGTGATACCGGTCGCGTTGTCGGCGCCGCCGATATAGGCCGACGAGTTCACGTTCGCAGTGTATGCGCCCCATGGGGTGTTGAAGTTCGAGATGGCCTTACCCAGGGTGAAGCCAGCGAACTGCACGAACCCGAAGTCCATGGTCAGGTTACCCGAGGACGGGCCAAAACCTGAGCTGTGCTCGAAGTTGCTGCTCCAGTAGGTGCGGACAACGCCGTATTCCGTCGCGGTGCGGGTGTCGAGGTTGAGCTGCGCGCGGGCACGGGTGGTGTAGTAGGCCGAATCGCGGCTGTGCGTACCGGAGACACCTGCAGGGATAGCACCAGCGGTGCTGATCGCACCAATGCCACCTGGGTTGTCGTAGTTGTTGCCGTTGATGTTGTAGTCAGCCTGAATGTAGCCACCCAGCTTGATGCAGGTGTCAGTGCCTGGGATGTAATAGAATCCCGCACCATACAGCGAGCAGACCTTCACGTACTGAACGGCTTTCGCCTTGACGGGAAGATCAGCTGCCTGCGCCCCAGCGACCGCGACGAGCGTCGCTGCCGAACCGAGGATAAGGCTCTTAATCTTGCTCATAAAACCTCCAAGTTTGCTCTGTAAGAAGAGCCTCGGCCGTCCGTGGCAATCCACCTGACCTCAGCCCTTCCGTTAACCGCTTGGCCGCCTCGCGCCTTCGGACACTCCCGCATGAACGCGAGCGACTTCAGCGAAACCTCCAAACAGGACGACCCCGGGAATCCCCCCAATCGTCAAGGGCAGATGACTGTAAAACTTAAGTGAGCACAACAATTGATTTACTCATGCTTTCATTTGGCCCCAATTGTGTGGTTTCTCCGCAACAGCGGCACTTCATCCCTGTGAGCAATTGTCTGATTGCATCAATGGAACAACAGCCTTAACCTTCAGACACACACGTGCGGGGTTAGGGTTGCATGGCAGACCGTAAGTCATCCGCCAAGAAAGTCCTGTCAGGCTCGCCTGCTGAGGCCGCTGGCAGCAGGGAGACAAGTGATCAGCCGGACGACGCCCTCGTTCGCGAGTTCGTCTGGGACATTATTTCCATCAATGTCCACCTTGAGGAAATCCGCTCCATCTGGGCCCGCAGCCTTGGGATTACCTCGCCGCAATGGCTGATCTTGATGGCCGTCAACGATCTCGACCGGGGCAAGGGTGCTTCGGTGAGGGCGGTATCAACGAAACTTCATGTCGACCCGTCTTTCGTGACGACCCAGACCAAGAGTCTGGAAAAGAACGGTTTCGTGCGCCGGATTCCGTCCGAGGAAGACGGGCGTGTCGTACTGATGTCGTTGACGGACAAGGCCAGCAAGCAGATCGCGAGCCTCTACGGGCGACAGTCTACAGCAGAGAGCTTCATCTTCTCTGACTTCAGTGACAGCGAGCTTCGCGACATCACCGACAAGTTGACCCTGCTTAAGGAAAGAATGGGGAAGGCTCTACTAAAAATTGCAGCGGAGACCTGAGGAATCCCTAGTGTCCCGATTCCGAAGTTCGCACAGGCTTGCAGCTTGTTTGGATGCGAACTTCGGAACTAGCCGAGTTTTCACAGCGCGCTAAGACGGCTGGATATCCAATCGAAAATATACTCGTTGGCGATCGTCGGATTATCCGAGTGCGCATGGGATGCAGCCGTTTCCGCCGCCGAGAAACACTTCAAAGTGATATCGCGACCTAAGCTGCTGAAATGTCGTCTGAATTCAGATATTTGACGCTGATCGAGCCAATCGTGCTCACCGAATGTCACCAACGTCGGGCATCCGATTTCGCCAAGAGTATCGGGACGCCAGACGCTCGGGGTGCCTTCTTCAGTAAGTTCCTCCTCATCCGAAGTGCGGCCCATTATAAAGTGTCGCCCGAGGCTATCCCAAATGCCGGCATCGCAAACGGCAGCAGCCAGCCGATCATCTGAGATCGCAGCCCTCGACGCGAAAGCCGCGCCCATACTGTCTCCCCAAATGACGATACGTCGCCCATCAACGTCGTTGCGCATCATAAGATAGTCGACGCAGCCGCTGATGGCTGTTTCAACCTCGTACTGCATGGCCCCTCTCGTTGGAGGGCTCTCCCCCTGCCCCGGAAGATCCACCAGCAAAAGCGACACTCCCCGGGCGCGCGCCTGACGGTGCATCTTGACGAGATGTTCGTCCTTGAAATGATCCGGCGCCCCGACGCAAATGACAACGGGGGTTGGTGCAGCGGAAACCGACGGACGCAGGAAATAAGCTTCGACGTAGCTGCCTTCAAAGCAAGGGATGCGAAGTATCTCGCCACCAGGCGAAAGGTGCCGGATATAAAGATGCGAGCAGGCCCGCATCTGATCGAGAAGTCCTTTACGCCTGCGGTCGCCCGCCTCAAGGAAAACAGCCGCTGCCCGATAGTAGTTTGAAGCCCGAAGCCAATTGCCCTGAGCCGTTAACGTATGGCCCTGCGCAAGGGCGGAATCCCCCCTCGCCTTGTTGACGTCAGCAATTTTCTTCCATTCGCGATACCAGCTTTCGTCGTCGCCGGCGACGATTCTGCTTGCCGTCATAAAGCATTCAGAAATCGTACTGCCGCCTTCTTGAGCAGAGCCCAAAACTTTCATGAAATGAAAGCTGTACTCTTCATTCTGCGGCCATTGCGTCCAACCCCGCTGATCGTAGCAGGGTGCCGAGGCATCGAGAGCATTCCAAGTCAACACTGGCAGTCCAATAGTGCAATAGCAGGTAATTCGCAGATCGCGCGAACATCTGTGGCCGAAAATCAGGTCGACAGCGACCGGAGTAACCGCATTGCAGCTATGACATATGGTTTAGCGTATTATGCCAGAACTGCGAGATCAGGCGCTAAACAAGTTTTCGGCCGATTATTTACGGGCTGGCTGAACAGAGATCAATCCAAATTCCCGTCAAAAATAGCCCAGCCCACAACATTTGCGCAAAAGGGCCGAGCTTTTGGTGTTCCATTCCAAATATTGCAACGGAAAGTGCTCGCGGCGCCTCACCAACAAAGGAAAATTCGAACGTGTGAACGAAAGCAGCGCTGCTCAGCTGGCGCCCTTCACGCTGGTGACACAAACCACCTAAGTTCGCTGAACGAACGGTCAGCCGTCTAGTGTGGTGGTTCAGAAGTTCGCTCCATTTTTCCCACGAGTCCTTCCAGCGAACTTCTGAACCTAAACCACACGAGTGCCGCGGATTTGAAGTTCTTCCGAGTGAAGCCGCAAGCTCGATGAAGAACTTCTCCTTTGGTTCCGAAGTTCGCATCCGAGCAAGCCGCAAGCCTGTGAGAACTTCGGAATCGGGACGCTAGTTCGGGCTACTCCTTCACCGCGCCGGTCAACGACGAGACGTAATAATCGACGAACAGTGAATAGAAGATCGCAACCGGGAGCGATCCAAGGAGCGAGCCTGCCATCAGCGCTCCCCACTGATAAACGTCCCCCGATACGAGTTCGGTCAGGATTGCGACGGGAACAGTCTTGTTCGCACTGCTTTGAATGAAGGCGAGCGCGTAGATGAACTCGTTCCAGGACAGAGTGAAACTGAAAATACCCGCGGATATCAGGCCAGGAACGGCCAATGGCAAAGTAATTCGCCGAAGGATCTGCAGCCGGGTCGCGCCATCAACCAGAGCACATTCCTCAAGTTCGTAAGGAATGGATTTGAAGTAGCCAATCAAAAGCCACGTACAAAACGGAACCAGAAACGTGGGATAGACCAGGATCAAGGACAACGGACTGTCAAAGAGTCCGAGCTGCACCACAACAGTTGCCAAGGGAATGAATAAGATCGATGGCGGCACAAGATAGGCGAGATAAATCCCGAGCCCAACATAAGGACTGCCCTTGAATCTCAAACGCTCGATCGCATAAGCCGCCAACGTGCTCGACATCAGCGAGATGAACGTCGCTCCGACGGCAACGAGCATCGTCGTCATCAGCCAGTGCGGATAGGCCGTGTTGAACAGCAGATGCTTGATGTGCGCGAGCGTTGGAGAGCTGATCCAGAACGGATTGTGTGATTTGTAATCAAGCAGCTCAGCGTTCGGTTTAAATGCCGTCAATGCCATCCAATAGAATGGAAACAGGAGGATAATCACGAAGCACGCAAGCGGCAGGTAGACCAACACCGTGCGTCGCGCGCGCGTGTCCCATGGCATCGTATCAGGTGCTGCAGACGCGGAATTGACCCCGCGGGCGGCCTTCGCCGGTCGGCCCAGGACTTCGGTATCAGTCATTGGCCTCTCCTTGCTGCCACTTGCGCCGAGCGAGACCGAAGTAGCTGAACAATGTCGCAAACACGAGAAACGGGATCATCGAGACGGCAATCGCTGCCCCCTCGCCCAGTTCGCCACCCGCAATTCCACGCTGGAACGCCAGCGTCGCCAACAGATGCGTCGAATTGATCGGCCCACCGCGCGTGATTGCGTAGACCAATTGGAAATCGGTAAACGTGAAGATGATCGAGAATGTCATCACGATCGCCAGGATCGGCATCATCATGGGCAGTGTAATGTAGCGGAAACGCTGCCACGACGACGCACCATCGAGCATCGCAGCTTCGTACAACGATGGCGATATTGTCTGGAGACCAGCCAGAAGTGAAATCGCGACGAATGGAATCCCTCGCCAGATGTTGGCTGCGATCAACGAGAAACGCGCAGGCCAAGGCGTACCCAGGAAATCGATGTTGGTGGTGCGGATGTGCAAAACATCCACGAGTAGATACGAAATGATCGAGAATTGCGGGTCGTAGATCCACCAGAAGGCAAGCGCTGAAAGAACTGTCGGCACGATCCAGGGCAGAAGGACAATGGCACGCAGGATACTTTTGAACGGGAAATGATTGTTGAGCAGCAGTGCCAGCCAAAATCCAAGGGAGAACTTTCCGATGGTGGCGACGCCGGTATAGAGCACGCTGTAGAAGACGGCGTTCCACCATAACCGATCGGTCAGCAGGTATTGGAAATTCTCAAGGCCAACAAAGATGCCACGTCTCCCGATCGTGGTGTCGGTGAACGCTAGCCAGACACCAAGGCCCAGCGGATAGGTCAGGAAGACCAGCAGCAATCCGAGTGCAGGCGTAAGGCAGACGATGATGAGGAACGGCTTATAGTCAAAGAGCCTCACCAGAGGCCCCGGCTTTGACCGGTCCGCGCCACGCGGAAATGTTGTCGTCAGAGACATATGATTGTCCTGAAGCAAGCGCGATTGAAGAAAGATTGGCAGCTCTCGCTCATCGGCGGAAGTATCGCTTGGCGCGACGTTCCGCCTCCTTGGCAGCTTCCTCGGGCGTGGCTGCACCGGTTGCAGCCGCTGCGCACATCTGAATCAAGACGTAGTCAGCCGCCACGGCACCACTGGCCGCAGATATTGGCCCCTTGTAGCCGTTCCAGTACATGTTGTTCATCGTCTCCTTGAAGATCTTCACTTTTGGATCTCCTGACCACACCGAGCAGTCGCCGTAGGCCGTGAGCGGATGCGCCCAATAGCCGCTGTTGGCGTTGATCCATGTTTCGTACTGCTCACGTTCAAGCATGAACTGTAGAAACGCCTTGGCGGCGTTGGGATAAGGGCTGTGCTTGAACACCATGGCATTCAAAGTGAGACCAGCCATCGGTGATGACTTCGCAAGGCCGAACGGCACCTTCTGATGTTCGGTGTCCTCGGCGATCGCGGCTGTGGCCGGATCCTTCTTCAGTGAGAAATAAAGCGACACGCCATTCGTCGTCATCGAACAATCGCCGGCCGAATAGGCGCGGTTGTTGCTGACATCGTTCCATGATGTCACCCCGGCAATGAGTGTAGGGTACAATTTTTTCAGATAATTGAGTGCAGCAATTGTTTCCTTGCTGTTGATGATGACTGCCCCCTCCTCATCGAGGAGCGATGCGTTGTGTGACCAGAGCAACCAGCTCGCAAACGTGTTGCCGTCTCCAACGGCATTCCCCAGCGCGAAGCCGGCGGGCTTGCCTGCCTTGTGCAGCTTTTCACAAAGATCGAGGAAACCCGCATGATCGTTCGGGACCGACGAATACCCAGCGGCCTGAACCAGCGACTTGCGATAGACCAGCGGGCCTCCGCTCGCGCCGAACGGCAATCCAATCCACGCGTTACTCTTGTGGCGCTTGCCGTACTTCTCGGCCAAATGCATCCAGCCGCCATACCGTTTGCCGAGATAGTCGGCCACTTCTGTCAGCTCGATCAGCTTGTCGACGTAGATATGCGGCGCGTCTGAAAACCCGATAATGATATCTGGGCCGGCACCACTGTTCGCAGTCACGGCTGTCTGCTGGTTGATATCTTCCCATCCAACGAAATCGACCTTGATTTCTATTCCGGTCTTATCCGTGAAACGCTTTGCATTAGCGCGGAAGACATCTTCGTCAGCCTGAACAAACCGCACCGGCCGTAACATCCGAAGCGAGGCCCCCTTCTCGATCTTGAGATCAGGGGCGGCAACATCCGCGACCTTGATCGATGACTGTGCGGATGCGCCAGTCGCAGCCAGCGCTGCTGCAGATAATCCCAGGCTCAAGGCGTCACGACGGCTGATATCCTTCATAATGTCCTCCTTGGCATTGCTGGTCAGGCGGTCAGGCGATTGCCGCTTTCCGCATCAAACAAATGAGCTTTTGTGAAATCCGGCATGATCCGGACGATTTCTCCCGGCCGTAAGCCAAACCGCTCACGGAAAGCGCAAACCAACGGTGTATCTCCGACATGAAGCGTGACTTGCGTCTCGGAGCCGGTCGGTTCAACGAGATGAACCTTGGCTTCGATACCATTGTCAGGCTGAAGATGAATGTGCTCGGGACGAATGCCATAAATCGCCTGACGTACCGGCAGGTTTGCAGCGAGCGGCAGCATCGTTCCATCTGATGTCCGAAACTGACCGCCCATCGCCTCCCCCTTGACCAGGTTCATGGCAGGCGATCCAATGAAGCTTGCAACGAACAGATTGGCCGGGCGATCGTACAGTTCGAGCGGTGAGCCGATCTGTTCGACATTGCCCCCGTTCATTGCAACGATCTTGTCGGCCATCGTCATCGCTTCGATCTGATCATGCGTAACATAAACAGTTGTGACCTTCAGGCGTTGATGCAGGTCCTTGATCTCGGCCCGCATCTGCACGCGCAGCTTGGCATCGAGATTTGACAGCGGCTCGTCGAACAGAAAAACTTGTGGGTTGCGCACGATCGCCCGGCCCATCGCCACGCGCTGTCGCTGCCCTCCCGAGAGCTGCCGCGGATAACGCTCCAGTAATTCTCCAAGTCCAAGAATCGTCGCCGCGCGATTGACCCTTGCCCGAACCTCAGTCGCCGGGCTGTTTGCAAGCGTCAGTGAAAATGCCATGTTGTCAAACACGGTCATGTGCGGATAAAGCGCATAGTTCTGAAAGACCATGGCGATATCCCGCTCCTTGGGCGGAACATCGTTGACGACGCGCGGACCGATACGGATTTCTCCGTTGGTAATTCGCTCAAGTCCGGCGATCATCCGCAGCAGCGTGGACTTTCCACATCCTGACGGACCAACGAGAACGACAAATTCGCCGTCCTCGATATCAACATTTACGCCGTGGAGGACGTGTACGGTTCCAAAGGCCTTCCGAACGTTTCGGATGTCAACACTTGCCATCGCCCCTCCCGCGAAACGGCAACAATTCCCGTCGCCATTGTTCTTGTTGGTGCTCTTGGTCGGTCATCAGCCTCTTAGCGGGCCGTTGCCACATCGCATAATTGTATCTTTCACTTCCCGCTCGTCGAACCAGAACGACGCAAGTTTTCATTCAGCGCAAAGAGTGCAAGCTGCCCAGCCAACTTTGTTGAGTACGACAGGCAACTCTCGCGACACTCCAGCTCGCCGTGCAGGAAATCTTACCTCCGATAATCGTCGCCGGATCGATTGATGACCCGCAACAATGCCTGCCAATCAAGCAGGCCAAAATCATCCGAACTGCGCATCTTCTTCATGCGAGCGGCTGCGTGCTGTACGATGTGTTCAGCAATCTTCACTGGTGGCTCATCCAGGGCGCGGGCGATCAGTTCGACCTCACACGCGCGTTCCAGAAAATAAAGTCGCTCAAGCGCTCCGTGGATCGTGTGACCGAACGTCAAGAGTCCATGGTTGAGCAGAACGACGGACGAGCCGTTCAGACAGCTCTTTCCCAACGCATCACATTCCTCCTGCGTCGCAGGGATGCCGTACTCATGATAAACAACGTCATCGATCACATGCAATGCATCCTGGCTAATGGGCCGTAGACCATTTCGCAACAGCGAGACCCCTGCACCCGCTCGCGTATGCGTGTGCATGATGCAATTTGCATCGGGCCGGGCCTTGTAGATACCACTGTGAATCGTGAAGCCCGCCTTATTGAAACGCGCCGGATCTCCGATGACATTTCCATCGAGATCCATCTTGACGAGGTTCGACGCGCAAATCTCATCAAACATGTCGCCAAGCCGATTGATGAGAAAGGTATTCGGTTCACCCGGGACCCGCGCGGACATGTGCGTCTGCAGCAAATCCGTCCAACCAAAGTGGTTGACGATACGGTAGAGCGCGGCGAGATCACACCGTGTTTGCCATTCCGCCTGGCTCATTTCGCCGGCCCGTTGATTTGTCAGTGGCATGGACATGTTTTTTTCCCCCTGAGGATCCGCTGCTTATCCAGAACGGCGCCTTGCAAGGCCGAGCAAACGTCCGCTCGCGTGACGATCGGATGCTCCTTGAATGGATACAAGTCAGGCTAACGCTCAAACGCGCGGGTCAGCTTGCATAATCGCTTCACGTTTTTACGGTGCGAAAACAACGAGCGCTGAGCGGCAAGTGCGCCGCAACATTGCCGGAGATCCCCTCCGATCGCATCACCACGATGCGGAGAGAGCCTTGTAAGCCGCGACATCACTGTGCATTATTGTCGACAATATTGTTGAAAGTGCACCGCAAGATGCACACGAGGAAACAGCAATAACGGCCTGTATGCCGAACCCAATTTGGCGACAGCCGCTCAGTCTGGGGAGCATGAACTGTATGGCTGTTCATCAAAATCGCTCTGTTGGACGAACGCTGACAATCCTTGAACTTCTGGGCAACACGAACAAGGCACTGACCCTGACGGAGATTGCGCGCGCGGCCGATCTGGACGCCAGCACGGTGTACCGCATCTTACGCGTGCTCTGCAGTCGCGGCTTCGTCTACCGGATCGACGCCACACGCCGATACGTATTGAGCTTGAATGCATTCCGCCTGGGCACCCCCGATCGCGTTGTCCAGGGCATCGGTAACCGGGCGCGCATGAGCCTGCTCCGCCTTGCCAAAGAACTGAACGAGACCATCCGCATGGCGGTGCTCGAAGGCGCCGAGGCGCGTTTTTGCGCTGAAGCGGGCGTCGCAAAGCCCGGCCTGCAAATGCTGGGAGCGATGGTCGATGCTCACGCCTCCGCGGCTGGAAAGGCGCTTCTCGCCTGGCGCTCACGTGCAGAAATCGAGCTCCTCTATCGCGGCCGGCGTATGCACGCCTACACCGACCGGACCTTGAAGAATGTTCCCGCACTTCTCAATGAGCTCGCTGTCGTCCGCGCGCGCGGCTGGTCCATGTGCGAAGGCGAAGGCCTTCTTGCGGGGGACCGTGCCCTCGCCGCGCCTTGCTTTGACAGCAAGAGACAGGTGCGCTTCTCCATTGCGATTGCGAGCACCCGCAAGCGATTGCCGCCCAGCCGGGATAAAGAGTGCCTACCGAAACTTCTGGCAACCACTCAGGAAATTTCAGACACGCTCGGGCTGCTCGGCAGCGACTGGAGGCCGCAGGAGTTCACCGACTACACCCAGGCCGCCGCCAACTACAGCCTCGCGGCCCGGCAGCAAACAGCTCCCGTTCGGCTCCGAGGCACCAACGGCAGGATCTGAAGCGGTCGCGCCTCAAGCTAAAGCTTGCGTCCCAGCGCGGCGACATAGCCGCGATTCCAGGTCGGAGTCAGCCACACCTCATTCATCGTTACGCCGGGCGGTAGACAGGCAATGTATCGGATCATATCGCCGCAGTGTTCCGGTTGCAGCATTCGCGCGAGGTCTTCGGCCGACAGCGGATTTGGCCGATTTTTGAGGATTGGCGTGTTCACTTCGCCCGGACAAAACGCCGTGCTGCGAATGTTGTTGATGCACTCCTCGACATTGATGCTGTGGCTCATTGCGACAACGGCGTGCTTGGCCGCGATATATCCCGGCCCAGCCATAGGACCGATATTGCGGCCGGACATGGACGAGGTGTGAATCATCTGGCCACCGCCCTGCGCTCGCATGATTGGGAGCACTGCACGGGCGCAATTGAACGCCGACGTCAGATTGCCTTGAACAAGTGTGTCGATTCCCGACGAGCTAAGCTTGTTCCAGCTTCGATCCTGAATGTTCACACCCGCATTGTTGACCAGAATGTCAATCCGGCCGAACTTTTCGACAATCCGTTGGACGACGCCATCGATTGCAAACGCATCCGTAAGATCTGCCGCTTCCACGGCGGCGGTACCGCCATTGGCCTGGATACGAGCGGCCAGCGAACCCAGCGGCTCCTTCCGTCGTCCTGTAAGAACAACGATGGCGCCTTCCTCGGCTAACGCTAGCGCAGCTGCTTCTCCGATGCCACTGCCCGCGCCCGTAACCCAAGCAACTTGTCCGCTTAACTTACCCATAACCTCTCCAGTCTTCAGACTTCAAAAGCGCAGTGCGGCAAGTCCAACACGGATCAACTGTTCGGACCGCGATCCAAGCCGACTGGCTGCCATCGACGCAGATTGGTATTTTGCAGGACCGACGGATTGACGCAACTCATCGGCCACAGGCCCGACAAAACGAGTGACAGTTCATAACCAACCCGTCGCTTGCGTGCCTCATCGAACCGAGCCGAGGCGGATGCGACATGTGCAGAGAGGGTGACGTTGTCCATGCTCAACAGAGGATTATTGTGCGATGGTGGCTCCTTGTAGAGCACGTCCAGCGCAGCGTGAGCGATCCACCCTTCCTGCAAGGCCTTGATCATCGCCTCTTCGTCAACAGTCGTGCCGCGGCCGGTATTGATGAAGATGGCCGTCGGCTTCATCTGACGGAAATGCTGTTCGCCCAGCATTTGATGAACTTCGGGCCGTGCCGGCGCATGCATCGAGATGAAGTCGGATTGCGACAGGACCTCGGATAGCGTCGCTGGCAGGACGCCATATTCGGACATCAGTGTCTCTTCGATGAACGGATCATAGGCAACCATGCGGAGGCCAAACGGTGCTGCGCGTCGCGCGACCGCCCGTGCAACGCGCCCGAACGAAATGAAGCCCAACGTTTGCCCAGCCAGCCGCGGAATTTTCAGCAGCGCTGGACGGCCTTCGGACCACCGGCCGTCTCTTGCCATCCGGTCCTGGACCACCAGCCGCCGGAATCCCGCAAGCAGCAGCGCCATGGCATGGTCGGCGACTTCTTCGATAAAGGTATCGGGAATATTGGTGACGGGAATGCCGCGAGCGGTTGCGGCCTTAACATCAACGCTGTCGACACCGACGCTGCCCAGTGTGATGACCTTGCAGCTTTCTAGACTGTCGATGATCTTCTTGGACATCGGAATGCCCTTGGCATAGATGGCATCGGCGTTCTTGGCCGCGGATATGAACCCCGCCTCATCGGTCGGAGCTTCGACAATCTCCGCGCCGAGCGGAGTAAGGGCTTCGCTTTCCAATGCATAGCCGCCACCAGCGACCGTAAAACTCGCACCGGCCGGCGTGACAACCCTGAACTTCGCCATTCTTTTTCTCCAGATCCGTTCGGCCATCCCTACCAAAACGAAGCTAGCGACAGCCAAGCGGCAGGGTCAACGCGTTGCTCCGTGGCTTTGCAAGCCATGAAAATAATGCAGCGCTGAAAGCAAATGCATATCAAAGAGCGTGGCGCGCCAACCGAAGGTAAGCGTCCTTTGCCGGCTGAATGTGCTGCGCAACCACGTTGACCAATGACTGCCTATCCCGCGTACCAAGCAGATCGATCATGAGTTGGTGCTGATCACGGACGAGTTTCAGCAACAGAGGGTCGCCGATGCTGTAAGAACGGATGGCATGCGTCCTCAACGCCATCTGATCAATGAGTTCGATCAAAGGCACATTTTCGCACAGGGCAAAGAAAGTCCGATGAAAAAGTAGATTTTCGCGAAACGCCGTCCTGAGATCGCCCTTCTCCACCGCCCCTGAATGACGGGCATGGATTTTTCGCAGCATGCCGATGACCTTCCGATCTGCGGGTAGCGGCATCAGCTCTGCCGCGCGCCGCTCGATCAGGGTACGAACAACATAGAGCTGCTCCACCTCCTGAACGGTGTAGTCGCGGACGGAGGCCCCGCGATTGGGATGGATAACAACTACTCCCATCGTCTCAAGATCTGACAGCGCCTGCCGCACCGTATACCGCTTCACCTGATAACGCTTGGCAAGCTCTTCCTCGACTAGTCGGGTGCACGGCGCCAATTGGCCCAGCGCGATCTGCTCTTCCAGAATGCCAACCAGATCAGTCGTCCGGAGTGTCACCGGACTGCACGTCCGCGCTTTCATGTTCCGGCCCTGAGCAGCGGCGGCGCTCCAAAAGTCAATCGCCTGCCATGATGGTCGAGAGGCGACATTGTTGATAGCTGCTAGACCGCTATCAAGAATGGAAACGACGGCTTTTCAGCAGGTAATATCTTTCAGCCTGCCAAAAGCCATTGCAGGACGATGTGTGCAGCAGGCACCCGCTGTCGCGCGCTGCATCAGAGGTCATGGATTAAATTAGAAAGCCCAACCCAGAATGGACTGCATCACGCAAAGAGCCGAGCGATTGCAAGGCTGAGCAAAAGCAGGAAAGCCAGTGAGAGCACGACGGCCGTGGTAACCCTGCCTCCGACTTGCCCAATGACCCGGACATCAACGCCCAAGCCCAAAGCGGCCATCGAGACAATCGTCAGAAGCGACGCCAGCTTTAACAATGGCTGAACCACCTGCTCAGGCAGAACTCCGGACGAGCGGAATGCCGCCAGCACGAGGAAGCCGATGATGAACCACGGAACCAACTGGAAGATATTGAAAC from Nitrobacteraceae bacterium AZCC 1564 includes these protein-coding regions:
- a CDS encoding ribulose-5-phosphate 4-epimerase/fuculose-1-phosphate aldolase (product_source=COG0235; cath_funfam=3.40.225.10; cog=COG0235; pfam=PF00596; smart=SM01007; superfamily=53639), producing MSMPLTNQRAGEMSQAEWQTRCDLAALYRIVNHFGWTDLLQTHMSARVPGEPNTFLINRLGDMFDEICASNLVKMDLDGNVIGDPARFNKAGFTIHSGIYKARPDANCIMHTHTRAGAGVSLLRNGLRPISQDALHVIDDVVYHEYGIPATQEECDALGKSCLNGSSVVLLNHGLLTFGHTIHGALERLYFLERACEVELIARALDEPPVKIAEHIVQHAAARMKKMRSSDDFGLLDWQALLRVINRSGDDYRR
- a CDS encoding DNA-binding IclR family transcriptional regulator (product_source=COG1414; cath_funfam=1.10.10.10,3.30.450.40; cog=COG1414; pfam=PF01614,PF09339; smart=SM00346; superfamily=46785,55781) produces the protein MAVHQNRSVGRTLTILELLGNTNKALTLTEIARAADLDASTVYRILRVLCSRGFVYRIDATRRYVLSLNAFRLGTPDRVVQGIGNRARMSLLRLAKELNETIRMAVLEGAEARFCAEAGVAKPGLQMLGAMVDAHASAAGKALLAWRSRAEIELLYRGRRMHAYTDRTLKNVPALLNELAVVRARGWSMCEGEGLLAGDRALAAPCFDSKRQVRFSIAIASTRKRLPPSRDKECLPKLLATTQEISDTLGLLGSDWRPQEFTDYTQAAANYSLAARQQTAPVRLRGTNGRI
- a CDS encoding NADP-dependent 3-hydroxy acid dehydrogenase YdfG (product_source=COG4221; cath_funfam=3.40.50.720; cog=COG4221; pfam=PF00106; superfamily=51735), translated to MGKLSGQVAWVTGAGSGIGEAAALALAEEGAIVVLTGRRKEPLGSLAARIQANGGTAAVEAADLTDAFAIDGVVQRIVEKFGRIDILVNNAGVNIQDRSWNKLSSSGIDTLVQGNLTSAFNCARAVLPIMRAQGGGQMIHTSSMSGRNIGPMAGPGYIAAKHAVVAMSHSINVEECINNIRSTAFCPGEVNTPILKNRPNPLSAEDLARMLQPEHCGDMIRYIACLPPGVTMNEVWLTPTWNRGYVAALGRKL
- a CDS encoding D-3-phosphoglycerate dehydrogenase (product_source=KO:K00058; cath_funfam=3.40.50.720; cog=COG0111; ko=KO:K00058; pfam=PF00389,PF02826; superfamily=51735), encoding MAKFRVVTPAGASFTVAGGGYALESEALTPLGAEIVEAPTDEAGFISAAKNADAIYAKGIPMSKKIIDSLESCKVITLGSVGVDSVDVKAATARGIPVTNIPDTFIEEVADHAMALLLAGFRRLVVQDRMARDGRWSEGRPALLKIPRLAGQTLGFISFGRVARAVARRAAPFGLRMVAYDPFIEETLMSEYGVLPATLSEVLSQSDFISMHAPARPEVHQMLGEQHFRQMKPTAIFINTGRGTTVDEEAMIKALQEGWIAHAALDVLYKEPPSHNNPLLSMDNVTLSAHVASASARFDEARKRRVGYELSLVLSGLWPMSCVNPSVLQNTNLRRWQPVGLDRGPNS
- a CDS encoding DNA-binding GntR family transcriptional regulator (product_source=COG1802; cath_funfam=1.10.10.10; cog=COG1802; pfam=PF00392,PF07729; smart=SM00345,SM00895; superfamily=46785,48008), with product MKARTCSPVTLRTTDLVGILEEQIALGQLAPCTRLVEEELAKRYQVKRYTVRQALSDLETMGVVVIHPNRGASVRDYTVQEVEQLYVVRTLIERRAAELMPLPADRKVIGMLRKIHARHSGAVEKGDLRTAFRENLLFHRTFFALCENVPLIELIDQMALRTHAIRSYSIGDPLLLKLVRDQHQLMIDLLGTRDRQSLVNVVAQHIQPAKDAYLRLARHAL